Proteins from a genomic interval of Deltaproteobacteria bacterium CG2_30_66_27:
- a CDS encoding glutamine--fructose-6-phosphate aminotransferase encodes MCGIVGYTGPSSCVEILVDGLRRLEYRGYDSAGIAIQAGGGISIRKSQGKISRLTQRIAKEPLSGTCGVGHTRWATHGRPSDENAHPHLAGHVAVIHNGIIENHRTLKEKMIAKGRTFCSETDTEVIAHLLDEHVSAGTSLEEAVRKTVADLRGSYAFLAVTDREPGTLAGARLNCPMVVGLGEGEFFLASDLTAFLSHTRDVIFLEDGEMVIATPAGVRITDFFGKPREHPPQRIDWSSSMAEKGGYRHFMLKEIHEQPRAILDTLAGRIRPESGEVFFETLPLPVEQLASLKKVTLIACGTSWHAALVGKFMIEGLARIPVEVDLGSEYRYRDPVVEEETLCVVLSQSGETADTLAGMREAKSKGATTVSICNVVASTIAREADGVIYTHAGPEIGVASTKAFTTQLAALYLMAIHLGRARRILTRNEISLHLIDLTELPRKIEEFLKRDPEVAAIAKKYKDARDFLYLGRGVSYPIALEGALKLKEISYIHAEGYPAGEMKHGPIALIDERMPVLVLCAKGGNYEKTLSNLEEAHARGAQVIAVGTEGDDTLKGKSEDVIYLPSCGRYACPILEVVPLQLLAYHMAVLKGTDVDQPRNLAKSVTVE; translated from the coding sequence CCGCAAATCGCAGGGGAAGATCTCCCGCCTGACGCAGCGGATCGCGAAGGAGCCGCTGTCCGGGACGTGCGGCGTGGGGCACACGCGGTGGGCCACCCATGGACGCCCCTCCGACGAGAACGCGCACCCGCACCTGGCGGGCCACGTCGCCGTCATCCACAACGGGATCATCGAGAACCACCGGACGCTCAAGGAGAAGATGATCGCGAAAGGCCGCACCTTCTGCTCGGAGACGGACACCGAGGTGATCGCCCATCTTCTCGACGAGCACGTCTCGGCGGGGACGTCGCTCGAGGAAGCGGTGCGCAAGACCGTCGCCGATCTTCGCGGGTCGTACGCCTTCCTCGCGGTGACCGACCGGGAGCCGGGTACGTTGGCGGGCGCGCGCCTGAACTGCCCCATGGTGGTCGGGCTGGGAGAGGGGGAGTTCTTCCTCGCCTCCGACCTGACCGCGTTCCTGTCCCACACCCGCGATGTGATCTTTCTCGAGGACGGGGAGATGGTGATCGCGACGCCGGCGGGGGTGCGGATCACCGACTTCTTCGGCAAGCCGAGGGAACACCCCCCGCAGCGGATCGACTGGTCCTCCTCGATGGCGGAGAAAGGCGGCTACCGCCACTTCATGCTGAAGGAGATCCACGAGCAGCCCCGGGCGATCCTCGATACCCTCGCGGGCCGGATCCGGCCGGAGTCGGGCGAGGTCTTCTTCGAGACGTTGCCGCTTCCCGTGGAACAGCTCGCTTCCCTGAAGAAGGTGACCCTCATCGCCTGCGGTACTTCCTGGCACGCGGCCCTCGTCGGAAAGTTCATGATCGAGGGGTTGGCGCGGATCCCCGTTGAAGTGGACCTCGGATCGGAGTACCGGTACCGCGATCCCGTGGTGGAGGAAGAAACGCTGTGCGTCGTCCTCTCCCAGTCCGGCGAGACGGCGGACACCTTGGCGGGGATGCGGGAGGCGAAGAGCAAGGGGGCGACCACGGTCTCCATCTGCAACGTCGTCGCGTCCACCATCGCGCGGGAGGCGGACGGCGTCATCTACACCCATGCCGGCCCGGAGATCGGAGTGGCCTCCACGAAGGCGTTCACCACCCAGCTGGCGGCGCTGTACCTCATGGCGATCCACCTCGGCAGGGCACGCAGGATCCTGACCCGTAATGAAATCTCCCTGCACCTGATCGACCTGACCGAGCTGCCGCGCAAGATCGAGGAGTTCCTGAAGCGCGACCCGGAGGTCGCGGCCATCGCGAAGAAGTACAAGGACGCGCGCGACTTCCTGTACCTGGGCCGCGGCGTCTCCTACCCCATCGCCCTCGAAGGGGCGCTGAAGTTGAAGGAGATCTCCTACATCCACGCGGAAGGGTACCCCGCCGGGGAGATGAAGCACGGCCCGATCGCGCTGATCGACGAACGGATGCCGGTGCTGGTGCTGTGCGCGAAGGGGGGGAACTACGAAAAGACGCTCTCCAACCTGGAGGAGGCGCACGCCCGTGGCGCGCAGGTGATCGCCGTGGGGACGGAGGGGGACGACACCCTGAAAGGAAAGTCGGAGGACGTGATCTACCTCCCCTCGTGCGGTCGGTACGCGTGCCCGATCCTCGAGGTGGTGCCGCTCCAACTCCTTGCCTACCACATGGCGGTGCTGAAAGGCACCGACGTCGACCAGCCCC